The Schistocerca americana isolate TAMUIC-IGC-003095 chromosome 5, iqSchAmer2.1, whole genome shotgun sequence genome includes a window with the following:
- the LOC124615565 gene encoding growth arrest and DNA damage-inducible protein GADD45 gamma, with translation MTLEDVANKDSPMANRKKLCQTVRCMLRRAQAEKRLACGLLPAIKLLESDPGSVLFCVLPQTAQGDSAMHHIHTVLLQAFCYENDINIIEVDSAERVSSMVAPAGKKPRPNLDTRCVLVLQPQESPPQQRLSDAEEELVRWCDAQPQPAVIKLPAL, from the coding sequence AAAGAAGCTGTGCCAGACGGTTCGCTGCATGCTGCGGCGCGCGCAGGCCGAGAAGCGGCTCGCCTGCGGCCTGCTGCCCGCCATCAAGCTGCTGGAGTCCGACCCGGGCAGCGTGCTGTTCTGCGTGCTGCCTCAGACGGCGCAGGGCGACTCGGCCATGCACCACATCCACACGGTGCTGCTGCAGGCCTTCTGCTACGAGAACGACATCAACATCATCGAGGTGGACAGCGCCGAGCGCGTCAGCTCCATGGTGGCGCCGGCGGGCAAGAAGCCGCGACCCAACCTGGACACGCGGTGCGTGCTCGTGTTGCAGCCGCAGGAGTCGCCGCCACAGCAACGCCTGAGCGACGCCGAGGAGGAGCTGGTTCGCTGGTGCGACGCGCAGCCGCAGCCCGCGGTCATCAAGCTGCCCGCGCTGTGA